One Actinospica robiniae DSM 44927 genomic region harbors:
- a CDS encoding GGDEF domain-containing protein, whose product MALGAASDSELAESRQWAIKKVAGGLMIAAAVLVLLITGLFDLRGEPYPPATRIANYVLCPLVAAFGLFLLRTPRRLPLWLANSIPSVAAVLICLPTSPNQAADALSPLLLTWPVTYAAAVLSARVAWITAGVAGVVFAVLASLSRGVDGLVLWIETAASLAVVCGMVVRVQNQSLRLRETLARLARTDPLTGLINRRGFDEALAREHARRLRGGPPSALLLVDIDHFKTVNDTWGHPAGDETLRLLSGLLSSTFRATDVVGRIGGEEFAALLVDCVPQEAAERARDLCDRVRTRAREWEHPITVSVGVAASLEHAPTPTELMASADAALYAAKAAGRDRVWIEP is encoded by the coding sequence ATGGCGCTGGGGGCCGCGTCCGACTCGGAGCTGGCCGAATCCCGCCAGTGGGCGATCAAGAAGGTCGCCGGCGGGCTGATGATCGCCGCCGCGGTGCTGGTCCTGCTGATCACCGGGCTGTTCGACCTGCGCGGCGAACCCTACCCGCCGGCCACCCGGATCGCCAACTACGTACTGTGCCCGCTGGTGGCTGCGTTCGGCCTGTTCCTGTTGCGCACCCCGCGGCGGCTGCCGCTCTGGCTGGCCAACTCCATCCCCTCCGTCGCCGCCGTCCTGATCTGCCTGCCCACCTCGCCCAACCAGGCCGCGGACGCGCTCAGCCCGCTGCTGCTGACCTGGCCGGTGACCTACGCCGCGGCGGTGCTCTCGGCCCGCGTCGCCTGGATCACCGCGGGCGTGGCCGGGGTGGTCTTCGCCGTGCTGGCCTCGCTCAGCCGCGGCGTGGACGGCCTGGTGCTGTGGATCGAGACCGCGGCGTCGCTGGCCGTGGTGTGCGGCATGGTGGTGCGGGTGCAGAACCAGTCGCTGCGGCTGCGCGAGACGCTGGCCCGGCTCGCCCGGACCGACCCGCTGACCGGCCTGATCAACCGTCGGGGCTTCGACGAGGCGCTGGCCCGCGAGCACGCCCGGCGGCTGCGCGGCGGTCCGCCCTCGGCGCTGCTGCTGGTGGACATCGACCACTTCAAGACCGTCAACGACACCTGGGGCCATCCCGCCGGGGACGAGACGCTGCGCCTGCTCAGCGGTCTGCTCAGCAGCACGTTCCGGGCCACCGACGTGGTCGGCCGGATCGGCGGCGAGGAGTTCGCGGCGCTGCTCGTGGACTGCGTCCCACAGGAGGCCGCCGAGCGGGCCCGGGACCTGTGCGACCGCGTGCGCACCCGGGCGCGGGAGTGGGAGCACCCGATCACGGTCAGCGTGGGGGTCGCGGCCAGCCTCGAGCACGCGCCGACCCCGACCGAGCTGATGGCCTCCGCCGACGCCGCGCTCTACGCCGCGAAGGCGGCCGGCCGCGACCGGGTCTGGATCGAACCCTGA